One stretch of Pseudomonas azotoformans DNA includes these proteins:
- the pcaR gene encoding pca regulon transcriptional regulator PcaR has product MNDQLRNSFASVAPPIVASPAKRIQAFTGDPDFMTSLARGLAVVQAFQERKRHLTIAQISHRTEIPRAAVRRCLHTLIKLGYATTDGRTYSLLPKVLTLGHAYLSSTPLAVSAQPYLDRMSEQLHEACNMATLEGDDILYIARSATTQRLISVDLSVGGRLPAYCTSMGRILLAALDDASLQDYLDHADLQTKTSRTLTTPAALFDCLQQVRQQGWCIVDQELEQGLRSIAVPVYDASGQVLAALNVSTHAGRVSRSELEQRFLPSMLSASRELSAQLFA; this is encoded by the coding sequence ATGAACGATCAATTGCGCAACTCTTTCGCGTCAGTGGCGCCGCCGATCGTTGCGTCCCCGGCCAAGCGTATCCAGGCGTTTACCGGTGATCCGGACTTCATGACCTCCCTGGCCCGTGGCCTGGCCGTGGTGCAGGCGTTCCAGGAACGCAAGCGCCACCTCACCATTGCCCAGATCAGCCACCGCACCGAAATCCCCCGCGCCGCCGTGCGCCGGTGCCTGCACACCTTGATCAAGCTTGGCTACGCCACCACCGACGGGCGTACTTATTCGCTGTTGCCCAAGGTCCTGACCCTGGGCCACGCCTACCTGTCGTCCACGCCACTGGCGGTGTCGGCCCAGCCTTATCTGGACCGCATGAGCGAGCAACTCCACGAAGCCTGCAACATGGCGACCCTCGAAGGCGACGACATTCTCTACATCGCCCGTTCGGCCACGACCCAGCGTCTGATTTCGGTGGACCTGTCGGTGGGCGGACGGCTGCCGGCCTACTGCACCTCCATGGGCCGCATCCTGCTCGCGGCGCTGGATGACGCCTCGCTGCAGGATTACCTCGACCACGCCGACCTGCAGACCAAGACCAGTCGCACCCTGACTACGCCCGCCGCACTGTTCGACTGCCTGCAACAGGTGCGTCAGCAAGGCTGGTGCATCGTCGACCAGGAACTGGAGCAGGGCCTGCGCTCCATCGCGGTGCCGGTGTATGACGCCTCGGGCCAGGTACTGGCTGCGCTGAACGTCAGCACCCACGCCGGCCGGGTCAGCCGCAGCGAGCTGGAGCAGCGCTTCCTGCCGAGCATGCTCAGCGCCAGCCGCGAGTTGAGTGCGCAACTGTTTGCCTAA
- a CDS encoding inorganic phosphate transporter — translation MIDLFSGLDAWVLVSLLLALAFVLAFEFINGFHDTANAVATVIYTKAMPPHLAVFFSGVFNFLGVLLGGVGVAYAIVHLLPVELLINVNTGHGLAMVFSLLAAAITWNLGTWYFGIPASSSHTLIGSILGVGLANALINDIPLADGVNWQKAVDIGASLMFSPMAGFLVAALVLIGLKWWRPLSKMHKTPDQRRKLDDKKHPPFWNRLVLVISAMAVSFVHGSNDGQKGIGLIMLVLIGIVPAQFVLDLGSTTYQIERTRDATVHLSQFYQRNNATLGEFLALGKSVQNDLPGKFQCNPQQTEPTINALVDTLKGVSDYHSLTADQRIEVRRYLLCLDDTAKKVGKLPGLDAREKSDLDKLRKDLTATTEYAPFWVILAVALALGLGTMVGWKRVVLTIGEKIGKQGMTYAQGMSAQITTATMIGFANIFALPVSTTHVLSSGVAGTMVANKSGLQGGTVKTILMAWVLTLPATVALSAGLFWLASKALGS, via the coding sequence ATGATCGATTTATTCAGCGGACTGGATGCTTGGGTTCTCGTGAGCCTGTTGCTCGCCCTGGCCTTTGTCCTCGCCTTCGAGTTCATCAATGGCTTTCATGACACCGCTAACGCGGTGGCCACAGTCATCTATACCAAAGCCATGCCGCCACACCTGGCCGTGTTCTTCTCCGGGGTGTTCAACTTCCTCGGCGTGTTGCTCGGCGGTGTGGGTGTCGCCTACGCCATCGTGCACTTGCTGCCGGTGGAGTTGCTGATCAATGTGAACACCGGCCATGGCCTGGCGATGGTCTTCTCTTTATTGGCAGCAGCGATCACCTGGAACCTGGGCACCTGGTACTTCGGGATCCCGGCTTCCAGCTCCCACACGCTGATCGGCTCGATCCTCGGTGTCGGCCTGGCCAACGCCCTGATCAACGACATTCCCCTGGCTGACGGTGTGAACTGGCAGAAAGCAGTGGATATCGGTGCCTCCCTGATGTTCTCGCCGATGGCCGGTTTCCTCGTCGCAGCCCTGGTGCTGATCGGCCTGAAGTGGTGGCGTCCGCTGTCCAAGATGCACAAGACCCCGGACCAGCGCCGCAAGCTCGATGACAAGAAACACCCGCCGTTCTGGAACCGCCTGGTGCTGGTGATTTCCGCCATGGCCGTGAGTTTCGTGCACGGCTCCAACGATGGCCAGAAAGGCATCGGCCTGATCATGCTGGTGCTGATCGGTATCGTACCGGCGCAATTCGTGCTCGACCTGGGCAGCACCACCTACCAGATCGAACGGACCCGCGACGCCACCGTGCATTTGAGCCAGTTCTACCAGCGCAATAACGCCACGCTCGGCGAGTTCCTGGCCCTGGGCAAGAGCGTGCAGAACGACCTGCCAGGCAAGTTCCAGTGCAATCCACAGCAGACCGAGCCGACCATCAACGCGCTGGTCGACACGCTCAAAGGCGTGTCGGACTATCACTCGCTGACGGCTGACCAGCGTATTGAAGTGCGCCGCTATCTGCTCTGCCTGGACGACACCGCGAAGAAAGTCGGCAAGCTGCCAGGCCTGGATGCCCGTGAGAAATCCGACCTCGACAAGCTGCGCAAAGACCTGACCGCCACCACCGAATACGCCCCATTCTGGGTGATCCTTGCCGTCGCACTGGCCTTGGGCCTGGGCACCATGGTGGGCTGGAAGCGTGTAGTACTGACCATCGGCGAGAAGATCGGCAAGCAGGGCATGACCTATGCCCAGGGCATGTCGGCACAGATCACCACCGCGACCATGATTGGCTTTGCCAACATCTTCGCGCTGCCGGTATCCACTACTCACGTGCTGTCGTCGGGCGTGGCCGGCACCATGGTCGCCAACAAAAGCGGCCTGCAGGGCGGCACCGTGAAGACCATTCTGATGGCATGGGTACTGACCCTGCCAGCAACCGTGGCCCTTTCGGCCGGGTTGTTCTGGTTGGCTTCCAAGGCCTTGGGCAGCTGA
- a CDS encoding LysR substrate-binding domain-containing protein, whose protein sequence is MALHKDLPPLLALRAFEAVARHLSFIKAASELSVTQSALSHQVQKLEQHLGKPLFIRRTRAIDLTTDGQQYYDEIRPALDAIAAATRAQRVTPSATVLRIGLLASFATLWLAPRLAGFLNRYPHIQVELLPAIQLADVAGAEVDLAIRYGKGDWPDVQATRLMPEIISPVCSPTFKATQDSPLLMATSHRPFEWTDWSEHYQVDLGHHPRVMLHDYNIVVEAAVAGQGIAMGRHRLIERRLQDGSLVEAFDWPPYHSDIGYWLIAPQGTPSEAAACFSQWLKETCTDT, encoded by the coding sequence GTGGCACTGCACAAGGACCTTCCGCCGCTGCTGGCGCTGCGCGCCTTCGAAGCCGTGGCGCGGCACTTGAGTTTTATCAAGGCCGCCAGCGAGTTGTCTGTGACCCAGAGCGCGCTGAGCCATCAGGTGCAAAAGCTTGAGCAGCATCTGGGCAAACCCTTGTTTATCCGACGCACCCGTGCGATCGATCTGACCACAGACGGCCAACAGTACTACGACGAAATCCGCCCAGCCCTCGATGCCATCGCCGCCGCCACACGCGCCCAACGGGTCACCCCCAGCGCCACCGTGCTGCGCATCGGCTTGCTGGCCTCCTTTGCGACCCTGTGGCTGGCGCCCCGCCTGGCAGGCTTCCTCAATCGCTACCCACATATCCAGGTGGAATTGTTGCCGGCCATTCAACTGGCAGACGTGGCAGGTGCGGAGGTCGACCTGGCCATCCGTTATGGCAAAGGCGACTGGCCCGATGTGCAGGCCACGCGACTGATGCCGGAAATCATCTCGCCGGTGTGCAGCCCGACGTTCAAGGCAACGCAAGACAGCCCATTGCTGATGGCCACTTCGCACCGCCCCTTTGAATGGACCGACTGGTCCGAGCACTATCAGGTCGACCTCGGTCACCACCCCCGCGTGATGCTGCACGACTACAACATCGTGGTCGAAGCCGCCGTTGCCGGCCAGGGCATCGCCATGGGCCGTCATCGCCTGATCGAGCGCAGGCTGCAGGACGGCAGCCTGGTGGAGGCCTTCGATTGGCCGCCCTATCACAGCGACATCGGCTACTGGCTGATCGCACCTCAAGGCACCCCCAGCGAAGCCGCCGCGTGTTTCAGCCAATGGCTGAAGGAAACCTGCACAGACACGTGA
- a CDS encoding MFS transporter, with protein sequence MNQPSVGTPLDVQSFINTQPLSRYQWRVVILCFLIVFLDGLDTAAMGFIAPALSQDWGIDRASLGPVMSAALIGMVFGALGSGPLADRFGRKVVLVGAVLVFGAFSLASAYSSNVDQLLVLRFLTGLGLGAGMPNATTLLSEYTPERHKSLLVTSMFCGFNLGMAGGGFISAKLIPAFGWHSLLLIGGILPLILALVLLVWLPESARYLVVRNRGTDKVRKTLSPIEPNIVAQASSFSVPEQKTVKARNVFAVIFSGTYSAGTLLLWLTYFMGLVIVYLLTSWLPTLMRDSGASMEQAAFIGALFQFGGVLSAVGVGWAMDRFNPHKVIGTFYLLAGVFAYAVGQSLGNITLLATLVLIAGMCVNGAQSAMPSLAARFYPTQGRATGVSWMLGIGRFGAILGAWMGATLLGLGWNFEQVLTALVIPAALATTAVVIKGMVSHADAT encoded by the coding sequence ATGAATCAGCCCTCTGTCGGTACCCCCTTGGACGTGCAGTCCTTCATCAACACCCAGCCACTGTCGCGCTATCAGTGGCGCGTGGTGATCCTGTGTTTCCTGATTGTTTTTCTCGACGGCCTCGACACTGCCGCCATGGGCTTTATCGCGCCGGCGCTGTCCCAGGATTGGGGGATCGATCGCGCCAGCCTCGGCCCGGTGATGAGTGCCGCGTTGATCGGCATGGTCTTCGGCGCACTCGGTTCCGGCCCGCTGGCGGATCGCTTTGGTCGCAAAGTGGTGCTGGTGGGTGCGGTGCTGGTGTTTGGCGCGTTCAGCCTGGCGTCGGCCTACAGCAGCAACGTCGATCAACTGCTGGTGCTGCGCTTCCTGACCGGGCTCGGCCTGGGTGCTGGCATGCCGAATGCCACCACGCTGCTGTCCGAATACACCCCTGAACGCCACAAGTCGTTGTTGGTGACCAGCATGTTCTGCGGTTTCAACCTGGGCATGGCCGGCGGCGGGTTTATCTCGGCCAAACTGATTCCGGCGTTTGGTTGGCACAGTCTGTTGCTGATCGGCGGCATCCTGCCGTTGATCCTGGCACTGGTGTTGCTGGTGTGGCTGCCGGAATCGGCGCGCTACCTGGTGGTGCGCAACCGGGGGACCGACAAGGTGCGCAAAACCCTGTCACCCATCGAGCCGAACATCGTCGCCCAAGCCAGCAGTTTCAGCGTGCCCGAGCAAAAAACCGTGAAGGCGCGCAACGTGTTTGCGGTGATCTTCTCCGGCACCTACAGCGCTGGCACGTTGTTGCTGTGGCTGACCTACTTCATGGGCCTGGTGATCGTGTACCTGCTCACCAGCTGGCTGCCGACCCTGATGCGCGACAGCGGCGCGAGCATGGAGCAGGCGGCGTTTATCGGCGCGTTGTTCCAGTTCGGTGGCGTGTTGAGCGCGGTGGGCGTGGGGTGGGCGATGGACCGGTTCAATCCGCACAAGGTCATCGGCACGTTCTACCTGCTGGCCGGGGTGTTTGCCTACGCGGTCGGGCAGAGCCTGGGCAATATCACCTTGCTCGCGACCCTGGTGCTGATTGCCGGCATGTGCGTCAACGGTGCGCAATCGGCGATGCCGTCCCTGGCCGCACGTTTCTACCCCACTCAGGGCCGTGCCACGGGTGTGTCGTGGATGCTCGGCATCGGCCGTTTCGGCGCGATCCTCGGCGCGTGGATGGGCGCGACCTTGCTGGGCCTGGGCTGGAACTTCGAGCAAGTGCTCACCGCGTTGGTGATCCCGGCCGCATTGGCCACCACGGCCGTGGTGATCAAGGGCATGGTCAGCCATGCCGACGCCACCTGA
- a CDS encoding RidA family protein, with the protein MSDSLRQRAQALGLTLPTPSQPIANYINHVISQNHLYVSGQIPLVEGKPAYVGRLGESVSDEEGTQAAELAALGLLGQLSNALGDDLSRLVRTVRLGVFIASSGDFKQQSVVANGASNLLVNALGEKGRHVRTAVGVSSLPAGVAVEVDAIFELRP; encoded by the coding sequence ATGAGCGACTCCCTCCGCCAACGCGCGCAAGCCCTGGGCCTCACGCTGCCCACCCCCAGCCAGCCGATCGCCAATTACATCAACCACGTGATCAGCCAGAATCATCTGTACGTCTCCGGGCAAATCCCGCTGGTGGAGGGTAAACCCGCCTACGTGGGCCGACTGGGGGAGTCCGTCAGCGATGAAGAAGGCACACAAGCAGCGGAACTCGCTGCCCTGGGCCTGTTGGGGCAGTTGAGCAATGCCCTTGGCGATGACCTGTCGCGCCTGGTGCGCACCGTGCGCCTGGGTGTATTCATCGCCAGCAGCGGAGACTTCAAGCAACAGAGCGTGGTCGCCAACGGCGCATCCAACCTGCTGGTCAATGCCCTTGGCGAGAAAGGCCGGCATGTGCGCACCGCCGTCGGCGTGTCCAGCCTGCCGGCCGGTGTGGCCGTGGAGGTTGATGCGATTTTCGAGCTGCGACCATGA
- the ccoM gene encoding cytochrome c oxidase subunit CcoM, with protein MFIDNVVFAGVLTVSLMVMFFVGFGIFIWKDANKRKKP; from the coding sequence ATGTTTATCGATAATGTGGTGTTCGCCGGAGTGCTGACCGTAAGCCTCATGGTGATGTTTTTTGTAGGGTTTGGAATTTTTATCTGGAAAGACGCGAACAAGCGGAAAAAACCATAG
- a CDS encoding CoA-transferase subunit beta has product MAYSTNEMMTVAAARRLKNGSVCFVGIGLPSKAANLARLTSSPDVVLIYESGPIGAKPSVLPLSIGDGELAETADTVVPTGEIFRYWLQGGRIDVGFLGAAQVDRFGNINTTVVGDYHQPKVRLPGAGGAPEIAGSAKSVLIILKQSARSFVDKLDFITSVGHGEGGDSRKRLGLPGAGPVGIITDLCIMEPEAGTNEFVVTALHPGVTREQVVAATGWAIRFAEQVDTTAEPTEVELTALRDLEARTAAAHGQAPGEA; this is encoded by the coding sequence ATGGCTTACTCGACCAATGAAATGATGACCGTCGCCGCCGCGCGCCGCCTCAAGAACGGCTCCGTGTGCTTCGTTGGCATCGGCCTGCCGTCCAAGGCGGCCAACCTGGCGCGCCTGACGTCGTCGCCGGATGTGGTGCTGATCTACGAGTCCGGCCCGATTGGCGCCAAGCCATCGGTACTGCCACTGTCCATCGGTGACGGCGAACTGGCAGAAACCGCTGACACCGTGGTGCCGACCGGCGAGATCTTCCGCTACTGGCTGCAGGGCGGGCGTATCGACGTGGGCTTCCTCGGCGCCGCCCAGGTCGACCGCTTCGGCAACATCAACACCACTGTGGTGGGTGACTACCACCAGCCCAAAGTGCGCCTGCCGGGTGCCGGTGGCGCGCCGGAGATCGCCGGTTCCGCCAAAAGCGTGCTGATCATCCTCAAGCAGTCGGCGCGTTCGTTTGTCGACAAGCTGGACTTCATCACCTCGGTCGGCCACGGCGAAGGCGGCGACTCGCGTAAGCGCCTGGGCCTGCCGGGCGCAGGGCCTGTAGGGATTATTACCGACCTGTGCATCATGGAGCCGGAAGCGGGCACGAATGAGTTCGTAGTCACCGCGCTGCACCCGGGCGTGACCCGTGAGCAAGTGGTGGCCGCCACCGGTTGGGCGATTCGGTTTGCCGAGCAGGTCGACACCACCGCCGAACCCACTGAAGTTGAGCTGACCGCCCTGCGTGACCTTGAAGCACGCACCGCGGCCGCCCATGGCCAAGCACCGGGAGAAGCCTGA
- a CDS encoding aminotransferase class V-fold PLP-dependent enzyme yields the protein MSPLEVQHLRDDTPGCQSGIVHFNHAGASLPSQATLDAIFEQLQREARDGPMEAGEHGAVLVERARRAAAQLLNAPASSIAFASSGSTAWSLAFQALGPWQPGDRILVGRHEWGGNLASMELAVQAGAHVEVIPCDASGAVCPVALESMLDAKVKLIDLTWLPANGGLINPAQAIGDLARRHAIPYFIDAGQAVGQVPVDVQALQCDVLKSAGRKHLRGPRGTALLYVRPDFLGRLNPAQRDVFSAPWTAQGFDLRNDARRFETSEASFALLAGLGNALQEMNRLGIERVWERVSQTSARIREALRGIAGITLHDLGTRQSGLIAFNLAGWDAFELKRRLGLKRINIGANGVAYTPLDMQARGLQSVARISVSPLNNEDDIELLLAALRELRD from the coding sequence ATGAGCCCGCTCGAAGTTCAGCACCTACGGGATGACACGCCCGGCTGCCAATCCGGCATCGTGCACTTCAACCATGCCGGCGCCTCGCTGCCCAGCCAGGCAACCCTCGACGCGATCTTCGAACAACTGCAACGGGAGGCTCGCGACGGCCCGATGGAAGCCGGCGAACATGGCGCCGTGCTGGTGGAAAGAGCCCGCCGCGCCGCCGCACAACTGCTCAACGCTCCGGCCTCATCCATCGCGTTTGCCAGCAGTGGTTCGACCGCCTGGAGCCTGGCGTTCCAGGCCCTGGGCCCCTGGCAACCCGGCGACCGAATTCTGGTAGGCCGTCACGAATGGGGCGGCAACCTGGCCAGCATGGAACTGGCGGTGCAAGCGGGTGCCCACGTGGAAGTCATCCCCTGCGATGCAAGCGGCGCGGTCTGCCCGGTGGCGTTGGAGTCGATGCTCGATGCCAAGGTGAAGCTGATCGACCTTACGTGGCTCCCCGCCAACGGCGGCCTGATCAACCCCGCCCAGGCCATCGGTGACCTGGCCAGGCGTCACGCCATCCCCTACTTCATCGACGCCGGCCAGGCCGTCGGCCAGGTGCCGGTGGACGTACAAGCATTGCAGTGCGATGTGCTCAAGTCCGCCGGAAGAAAGCATCTGCGCGGTCCACGCGGGACGGCGCTGTTGTATGTGCGGCCGGATTTCCTCGGGCGCCTGAACCCGGCCCAACGCGATGTGTTTTCGGCGCCCTGGACCGCCCAGGGTTTCGACCTGCGCAATGACGCACGGCGTTTTGAAACCAGCGAGGCATCCTTCGCCTTGCTGGCCGGGCTGGGCAATGCGCTGCAGGAGATGAATCGGCTGGGTATCGAACGCGTGTGGGAGAGGGTTTCGCAGACCAGCGCGCGAATTCGCGAAGCGTTACGTGGGATCGCGGGCATTACCCTGCATGACCTGGGCACTCGCCAGTCCGGCCTTATCGCCTTCAACCTGGCTGGCTGGGATGCCTTTGAACTCAAGCGGCGCCTGGGCTTGAAGCGCATCAACATCGGCGCCAACGGCGTGGCCTACACTCCGCTGGATATGCAGGCGCGTGGCCTGCAAAGCGTGGCGCGGATCTCGGTGAGCCCGCTCAACAATGAGGACGATATAGAGTTGCTGCTAGCGGCCCTGAGGGAACTGCGCGACTAA
- the pcaF gene encoding 3-oxoadipyl-CoA thiolase, with amino-acid sequence MMRDVFICDAIRTPIGRFGGGLSTVRADDLAALPIKALIERNLSVDWNAVDEVFLGCANQAGEDNRNVARMALLLAGLPESIPGVTLNRLCASGMDAIGTAFRAIACGEMELAIAGGVESMSRAPFVMGKADAAFSRNMKLEDTTIGWRFINPLMKEQYGVDAMPQTADNVADDYQVSRADQDAFALRSQQRTAAAQAAGFFAEEIVPVRVAHKKGETVVEQDEHPRDTTLEALAKLKPVNGPDKTVTAGNASGVNDGAAALILASAEAVKKHGLTARARVLGMASAGVAPRVMGIGPVPAVRKLVERLGLAVTDFDVIELNEAFASQGLAVLRELGIADDAPQVNPNGGAIALGHPLGMSGARLVLTALHQLEKTGGRKGLATMCVGVGQGLALAIERI; translated from the coding sequence CTGATGCGCGATGTATTTATCTGTGACGCCATTCGTACCCCCATCGGCCGTTTTGGCGGTGGCCTGTCCACCGTGCGGGCTGATGACCTGGCCGCGCTGCCGATCAAGGCCCTGATCGAGCGCAACCTGTCGGTGGATTGGAATGCCGTCGACGAGGTGTTCCTCGGTTGCGCCAACCAGGCCGGTGAAGACAACCGCAATGTGGCGCGCATGGCGCTGTTGCTGGCAGGTCTGCCGGAGAGCATTCCGGGGGTGACCCTCAACCGCTTGTGTGCCTCGGGCATGGATGCGATCGGCACCGCATTTCGTGCGATTGCCTGCGGCGAAATGGAGCTGGCGATTGCCGGTGGCGTCGAGTCGATGTCCCGCGCGCCGTTCGTGATGGGCAAGGCCGACGCGGCGTTTTCGCGCAACATGAAGCTGGAAGACACCACCATCGGCTGGCGCTTTATCAACCCGTTGATGAAAGAGCAGTACGGCGTGGATGCAATGCCGCAGACCGCCGATAACGTCGCCGACGATTACCAGGTGTCCCGTGCCGACCAGGACGCCTTTGCCCTACGCAGCCAGCAACGCACTGCCGCCGCACAAGCCGCCGGCTTCTTCGCTGAAGAAATCGTGCCGGTGCGGGTCGCCCATAAAAAAGGCGAAACCGTGGTAGAGCAGGACGAGCATCCCCGGGACACCACCCTGGAAGCCCTGGCCAAACTCAAGCCAGTCAATGGCCCCGACAAGACCGTCACCGCCGGCAATGCGTCGGGTGTGAACGACGGCGCGGCAGCGTTGATCCTGGCTTCCGCCGAAGCCGTCAAGAAACATGGCCTGACCGCCCGCGCCCGCGTCTTGGGCATGGCCAGCGCCGGTGTCGCGCCACGGGTAATGGGCATCGGCCCGGTGCCGGCCGTGCGCAAACTGGTCGAGCGCCTTGGCTTGGCGGTCACTGACTTTGACGTGATCGAACTCAACGAAGCCTTCGCCAGCCAAGGCCTGGCGGTGTTGCGTGAATTGGGCATTGCCGACGACGCACCCCAGGTCAACCCGAACGGCGGCGCCATCGCCCTCGGCCATCCGCTGGGCATGAGCGGCGCGCGGCTGGTGCTGACCGCGCTGCACCAGCTGGAAAAAACCGGCGGCCGCAAAGGCCTGGCGACCATGTGTGTGGGCGTCGGCCAAGGCCTGGCCCTGGCGATTGAACGCATCTAA
- the pcaH gene encoding protocatechuate 3,4-dioxygenase subunit beta, with protein MSDKPGYRRPQAGTQPDYLHPAYQSTNLRSPSQPLVFLPHSLSEITGPTIGAERVNEKDNDLTAQHEGEPQGERIIIHGRVLDENGLPVPGILVEIWQANAAGRYNHKRDLHDAPLDPNFTGTGRTVTDADGWYQFQTIKPGAYPWGNHHNAWRPAHIHFSLFGPSVLTRLVTQMYFPGDPLLAYDPIYNCVPDTSAKERLIARFDLEKTIPSYALGYRWDIVLRGRDATPMEK; from the coding sequence ATGAGTGACAAGCCCGGATACCGGCGCCCGCAAGCGGGCACTCAACCGGATTACCTGCACCCGGCCTACCAGTCGACGAACCTGCGTTCGCCGTCGCAGCCTTTGGTGTTCCTGCCCCATTCCTTGTCGGAAATCACCGGCCCGACCATCGGTGCCGAGCGGGTCAACGAGAAGGACAACGACCTCACCGCCCAGCATGAAGGCGAGCCCCAGGGCGAACGCATCATCATTCATGGTCGTGTGCTCGATGAAAACGGTCTGCCGGTGCCGGGCATTCTTGTAGAGATCTGGCAAGCCAACGCTGCCGGGCGCTACAACCACAAGCGCGATCTGCACGACGCACCGCTGGACCCGAACTTCACCGGCACCGGCCGCACGGTCACCGACGCTGATGGCTGGTACCAGTTCCAGACCATCAAGCCCGGCGCCTACCCGTGGGGCAACCACCACAATGCGTGGCGCCCGGCGCATATCCACTTTTCGCTGTTCGGCCCGAGCGTGCTGACGCGCCTGGTCACGCAGATGTACTTCCCCGGCGACCCGCTGCTGGCGTACGACCCGATCTACAACTGCGTACCGGACACTTCGGCCAAGGAACGCTTGATCGCCCGCTTCGACCTGGAAAAAACCATTCCTTCCTATGCCCTCGGCTACCGCTGGGACATCGTCCTGCGCGGCCGCGACGCTACGCCGATGGAGAAATGA
- the pcaG gene encoding protocatechuate 3,4-dioxygenase subunit alpha, with protein MTLNATTSHTVGPYYHIGLTWLNREDLTVAATLGERVAISGQVVDGNGDVVNDAMLEVWQANAAGKYDHPEDEQDKALDPNFDGFGRVPVDAEGRFRFTTIKPGAVPGLKGTTQAPHLVVLVFARGLVKHLLTRIYFEGEALNGDDPLLACVPAERRSTLIARQDAAGVYQWNVILQGTDKETVFFDY; from the coding sequence ATGACACTCAACGCGACCACGTCCCACACCGTCGGGCCGTATTACCACATCGGCCTGACCTGGCTGAACCGCGAAGACCTCACCGTGGCCGCCACCCTTGGCGAGCGCGTGGCGATCAGCGGGCAAGTGGTGGATGGCAACGGCGATGTCGTCAACGACGCCATGCTCGAAGTCTGGCAGGCCAACGCCGCCGGCAAGTATGACCACCCGGAAGATGAGCAGGACAAAGCGCTTGACCCGAACTTCGACGGTTTCGGCCGGGTGCCGGTGGATGCCGAAGGGCGGTTCCGCTTTACCACCATCAAGCCGGGCGCCGTGCCGGGCCTGAAGGGCACCACCCAGGCGCCGCACCTGGTGGTACTGGTGTTTGCCCGTGGGTTGGTGAAGCACTTGCTTACGCGGATTTATTTCGAGGGCGAGGCGCTGAATGGGGATGACCCGTTGCTGGCGTGTGTGCCAGCAGAGCGTCGCAGTACCTTGATCGCCCGGCAGGATGCGGCGGGGGTGTATCAGTGGAATGTGATTCTGCAGGGGACGGATAAAGAGACGGTGTTCTTCGATTATTGA
- a CDS encoding CoA transferase subunit A codes for MAEILALRDAVKQFVHDGDTVALEGFTHLIPTAAGHEIIRQGKKDLTLVRMTPDLIYDQLIGAGCARKLIFSWGGNPGVGSLHRLRDAVEKQWPQPLEIEEHSHADLANAYVAGASGLPFAVLRAYAGSDLPKVNPLIKTVTCPFTGEVLAAVPSVRPDVTVIHAQKADRKGNVLLWGILGVQKEAALAAKRCIVTVEEVVDDLNAPMNSCVLPTWALTAVCHVPGGAHPSYAHGYNERDNRFYQAWDPIARDRGTFTAWINEYIHGTADFTEFQAKLATAQEAK; via the coding sequence ATGGCTGAAATCCTCGCGCTGCGTGACGCGGTGAAGCAATTTGTGCACGACGGCGACACCGTCGCCCTCGAAGGCTTCACCCATCTGATCCCTACGGCAGCGGGTCATGAAATCATTCGTCAGGGCAAGAAAGACCTGACGCTGGTGCGTATGACGCCTGACCTGATCTACGACCAGTTGATCGGTGCCGGTTGCGCCCGCAAGCTGATTTTCTCCTGGGGCGGTAACCCCGGCGTGGGCTCCCTGCATCGCCTGCGTGACGCGGTAGAAAAGCAATGGCCGCAACCGCTGGAAATCGAAGAACACAGCCACGCCGACCTGGCCAATGCCTACGTCGCCGGCGCATCGGGCTTGCCGTTCGCGGTGCTGCGTGCCTACGCCGGTTCCGACCTGCCCAAGGTCAACCCGCTGATCAAGACCGTCACCTGCCCATTCACCGGCGAAGTGCTGGCGGCGGTGCCTTCGGTGCGTCCGGACGTCACCGTGATCCACGCGCAAAAAGCCGACCGCAAGGGCAACGTGTTGCTGTGGGGCATCCTCGGCGTGCAGAAGGAAGCGGCCCTGGCGGCCAAGCGCTGCATTGTCACTGTCGAAGAAGTCGTCGATGACCTGAATGCGCCGATGAACAGCTGCGTCTTGCCGACCTGGGCCCTGACGGCGGTGTGCCATGTGCCCGGTGGCGCGCACCCGTCCTACGCCCACGGCTACAACGAGCGTGACAACCGCTTCTACCAGGCGTGGGACCCGATCGCCCGCGACCGTGGGACCTTTACCGCGTGGATCAACGAATACATCCACGGCACCGCCGACTTCACCGAATTCCAGGCCAAGCTGGCCACCGCGCAGGAGGCCAAGTAA